A section of the Planctomicrobium piriforme genome encodes:
- a CDS encoding cold-shock protein has product MTEGTIKRVTAKGFGFIEDGTGKDMFFHSSAVEGVTYEELREGQKVSYNVGRGPKGPRAENVRLV; this is encoded by the coding sequence ATGACTGAAGGTACGATCAAACGGGTCACGGCCAAGGGCTTTGGATTCATTGAAGACGGCACGGGCAAGGACATGTTCTTTCACAGTTCGGCTGTCGAAGGGGTGACCTATGAAGAGCTCCGCGAAGGCCAGAAGGTTTCCTACAACGTCGGACGCGGCCCGAAGGGCCCCCGCGCAGAGAACGTGCGGCTGGTCTGA